A single Dunckerocampus dactyliophorus isolate RoL2022-P2 chromosome 2, RoL_Ddac_1.1, whole genome shotgun sequence DNA region contains:
- the loxl5b gene encoding lysyl oxidase-like 5b, whose protein sequence is MAKISLLFLHLFNGLVLPLISGQQPPRTGPWRHRIQWENNGQIHSLMSTGSEFEAPARSRSQSTVYVSSRDRTTGSGRFSTESGSPEAHNGPVRARTSGSPGPRRTLSQAHAGTISIWTDGLTVDGSVLHTSREEEPSLAAPFQPLRMVPGSRHYAPRTQSSILGHPERDPGPPAPFHPLGEDVSSREATNNNVESMFNDDSRNQNFPGNSVFYNMYPPSRGRPGAQTRAPPDAGHGTRFFQNGLPDLVPDPYAIQAGAYVQRMQMFALRCAAEENCLARSAYAPSMRDIDFRVLLRFPQKVKNQGTADFLPVKPRHQWDWHSCHQHYHSMEAFSNYDLLDAATGRKVAEGHKASFCLEDTGCDPGIRRRYACTAHTQGLSPGCHDLYAANIDCQWIDITDVAPGNYIMKITVNPNFHVLESDFTNNIVRCEIMYTGIYVQTRNCRVTRG, encoded by the exons ATGGCGAAGATAtcgcttttatttttgcatcttTTCAACGGACTGGTGCTGCCCCTTATCAGCGGCCAGCAGCCACCGCGCACCGGGCCTTGGCGGCACCGCATCCAGTGGGAGAACAACGGCCAGATCCACAGCCTCATGAGCACCGGCTCTGAGTTCGAGGCTCCGGCGAGGTCGAGGAGCCAGTCGACAGTTTACGTCAGCAGCCGGGACCGCACAACGGGCTCCGGGAGGTTCAGCACCGAGTCTGGGTCCCCCGAAGCTCACAATGGGCCTGTCCGAGCGCGCACCAGCGGTTCACCTGGACCACGACGTACTCTAAGTCAAGCCCACGCCGGCACTATCAGCATATGGACTGATGGTCTCACCGTAGATGGTTCCGTGCTGCACACCAGCCGAGAGGAAGAACCGAGTCTGGCTGCGCCATTCCAGCCTTTACGCATGGTCCCAGGCTCCAGGCATTACGCACCCAGGACGCAGAGCTCCATCCTGGGTCATCCGGAAAGAGACCCTGGTCCCCCTGCACCGTTCCATCCACTTGGGGAGGACGTGTCTTCTCGGGAGGCGACGAATAACAACGTGGAGAGCATGTTTAACGACGATTCCAGAAACCAGAACTTCCCCGGTAATTCCGTTTTTTACAACATGTATCCACCCAGCAGGGGAAGACCAGGAGCACAAACACGTGCACCCCCTGACGCAGGACACGGGACAAGATTCTTCCAGAATG GGCTGCCTGACCTGGTGCCAGATCCATATGCCATCCAAGCAGGGGCTTACGTGCAGCGCATGCAGATGTTTGCGTTACGTTGTGCGGCTGAGGAGAACTGTCTGGCCAG GTCGGCCTATGCACCTTCAATGCGAGACATCGACTTCAGGGTCCTCCTACGCTTCCCACAGAAAGTGAAGAACCAAGGCACTGCCGACTTCCTTCCAGTCAAGCCGAGGCACCAGTGGGACTGGCACAGCTGTCACCA GCACTACCACAGCATGGAGGCCTTTAGCAACTATGACCTACTGGACGCCGCCACGGGACGTAAAGTCGCCGAGGGACACAAGGCCAGTTTTTGTCTAGAGGACACAGGCTGCGACCCCGGGATCAGGCGGCGATACGCCTGCACGGCTCACACACAG GGACTGAGCCCGGGGTGTCACGACCTTTACGCCGCCAACATTGACTGTCAGTGGATCGACATTACAGACGTAGCGCCAGGAAACTACATCATGAAG ATCACTGTCAACCCCAACTTTCACGTGCTGGAGTCAGACTTCACCAACAACATAGTGAGATGCGAGATTATGTACACGGGAATCTACGTTCAGACGCGCAACTGTCGAGTAACAAG GGGGTGA